The region CAACCCGCTGGTCAACGTGGACCGTCCTGATGTGCCCAAACCGCCCGTGACCATCAGCGGGACGGATGGCTGCGAACGCTTCGGGCCCGATAGCCCGTCGTTCGTGATTCCGGCCGGCAGCGATCGCGTGTGTCCGATGATCTATCCGCCGCCGCCCGGCTGCGACGCGGCCTCGCTCAACCTTTACGGCGAGTTCGCGGGGCTGCGTGCGCCGGCGGAATTCCGCAGCCTGCCCGATGGCGCCGCCGTGCGGGGGCGCCTGCGCGAGATTTACACGCAATCAGGCGGAGTGCCGATGGTTGGGACGGCGGGGGGGGCCATGGGAGCGCCTGGTTCAACGAGCGCCAGTGAAGGAACCTATCGCTTGAAGCTGACGCCGCCGCTGGCCAAGCGCCGGATGACGGCCTGGGAGTGCCTGCAAACCGGCTACCCGGAACTGGCGCAGGCCTTCCTGGACGGTGAAGGCCCGGTCTCCCCCCCGCCGCCGCCGGAACCCCCGATCGCGGTGGAGCCGCAACCGGATTGGCCGCCCGTGAGCGAGCCCTGGTTCCCCGTGCCTTGCGTGCCCGGGCCTAGCCAGACGGTCGTGTTGAGCGGGCACGTGTTTGACGAGCAGGGCGTGCCTTTCCGGGACGAGGTCGAGGTGCGCGTGGCCTCGCGGGACTTCGGCTTCCTGCGCGACGTGACCGTGGTCGATGGGCGCTTCGAGGTGCCGGACGCGCCGGCCGGCGTGCGCCTGGAAGTAACGGTGCGACACGTCCCTTCGGGCGAGTCGCGGCGTCGCTTCGTGACCCCGCTGGCCACCTTCCAGGATTGCGGGCAGCCCGGCTTTGCGACGCTCAACTTCGGTGGCACGCGTACCGACACCGACCCGCTCGGCCACCGCTATCCGCTGGCGGCCAAGGCGCCGGTGCTGAAGCAGGAGCCCGCCCGCCTGAAGGGGGAGATCTACGACCTCACCGGCAAGCTGGTGCCGGACGCCGCGGTGACGCTCCTGAGCCTGGGGGCCCAGGCGGTCAAGCTCCAGACGCGGACCTCCGCCGAGCGAGGGGCCTACTCCTTCGAGGCCGTCCCGGCCGATGAGGCCGTCGAATTGACCGTCTCTCACCCGGACTATCTCCCGGTGGTGCGCACGCTTCCGCCGGTGGCAGCTGGGGATGGGGGTTATGCGCACTTCGGTGGCAAGGCCACCCGCGAAGACCCGCTTGCGCCTCAGTTTGCGCTGGTCAAGCGCTTGCAGGAAGCCCCGGCAGCCGTCTTTGTCAGCGTGGGCGGCAAGGTGCGCGCCCCGCAGGCCAAGGTGCAGCTCCCGCCCGCCGGCGTGGTGCGGCTGGAGGGGGAATCGGACCAGGGCCCCTTCAAGCAGGAGGCCAAGCTCGACAGCTCCAGCAACTACACCTTCGACAAGGTGCCGGCTCGCCTGCGCGGCACCCTCACGGTCGAGGCGCCGGGCTACGAGAAGGTCATGCGCCTGGTGCGGGTGGGCCGTCAGGCTGCGACCTTCCACTTCGGGGCGTCGGACCGGAGTGATCCGCAAGGCGATGCCTATGGCCTGGTGGAGAAGCTCGACTGACGCCTGAGGGGCCGGCCAGGCCGGCTTTCGCGACCCACTGAGCTGGGGTCCCGCGCTGCACGCTGCGGGACCCTTTTCTTTCGTCGACAAATCCCGGAAGCCCTTGTGCTACAATAACCCCCGGCAAGCCACCTTTGCTGTCGGTGGTGGGCGTCACGATTTCGTGAAACCCTCGTTACGCCGCTTTGCGGCGCTGCCGACGGCCAACCCCGGGAGCCCTCGTCCGCCTCATGTCCAGCGCCTACGATCAGCAACTTCGCAAGCTGATCGACCACATCCAGACGCTGAACCGCGCGCTGCACGAACGAGACGCGCATCTGGTGCAGTGGCAGCAGATCTCGCGCGCGGTCCAGGACGAGCGTGGGCAGCTGGCGCAGTCGCTCTTCGATGTCCTCAAGCAGACGCTCAACCAGTTCGCCGGCAAGTTTCAGGGGCTCAAGGCCGAGAACGCCAAGCTGCGTGGCTACATCGACCATCAGAAACAGCTGCACGAGATTCTGGCGCGCGACATGCAGGGCCAGCTGCAGTATGCCCTCAACCGCATCGACGACCTGTCGGCCGAGCGCCTGGCCTGGCGGCAGGAGCTCAATACCCATCGCCTGACGGCCATCAAGTCGCAGCAGCAGCTCCAGGAGCAGCGCGGCGTGGTCGATTCCCAGCAGGCGGCGCTGACGGAACTCAAGCGCCAGCTGGAAGCGGCCATGGTGCTGGCGCAGCGCGAAGAGACGCATCAGGCCGAGATGAAACACCTGCGCCAGGAGCTTGCCAGCGTGAAAACCCGGCTGGCCACCCAGGACCAGCATCTGGCCGCGCGGGACC is a window of Candidatus Sericytochromatia bacterium DNA encoding:
- a CDS encoding carboxypeptidase-like regulatory domain-containing protein, which translates into the protein NPLVNVDRPDVPKPPVTISGTDGCERFGPDSPSFVIPAGSDRVCPMIYPPPPGCDAASLNLYGEFAGLRAPAEFRSLPDGAAVRGRLREIYTQSGGVPMVGTAGGAMGAPGSTSASEGTYRLKLTPPLAKRRMTAWECLQTGYPELAQAFLDGEGPVSPPPPPEPPIAVEPQPDWPPVSEPWFPVPCVPGPSQTVVLSGHVFDEQGVPFRDEVEVRVASRDFGFLRDVTVVDGRFEVPDAPAGVRLEVTVRHVPSGESRRRFVTPLATFQDCGQPGFATLNFGGTRTDTDPLGHRYPLAAKAPVLKQEPARLKGEIYDLTGKLVPDAAVTLLSLGAQAVKLQTRTSAERGAYSFEAVPADEAVELTVSHPDYLPVVRTLPPVAAGDGGYAHFGGKATREDPLAPQFALVKRLQEAPAAVFVSVGGKVRAPQAKVQLPPAGVVRLEGESDQGPFKQEAKLDSSSNYTFDKVPARLRGTLTVEAPGYEKVMRLVRVGRQAATFHFGASDRSDPQGDAYGLVEKLD